From the Panthera leo isolate Ple1 chromosome C1, P.leo_Ple1_pat1.1, whole genome shotgun sequence genome, one window contains:
- the CDC7 gene encoding cell division cycle 7-related protein kinase isoform X1, translating into MEASLGIQMDEPMAFSPQRDQVQADGSLKKHEQNFKLPGVKKDIEKLYEAVPQLGNLFKIKDKIGEGTFSSVYLATAQLQVGPEEKIALKHLIPTSHPIRIAAELQCLTVAGGQDNVMGVKYCFRKNDHVVIAMPYLEHESFLDILNSLSFQEVREYMFNLFRALKRIHQFGIVHRDVKPSNFLYNRRLKKYALVDFGLAQGTHDTKIELLKLVHSEAQQESCSQNKSHIITGNKISLSGPAAPKELDQQPTMKTVKRPYTNAQSQIKQGKDGKEGSVGLSVQRSVFGERNFNIHSSISHESPAVKLMKQSKTVDVLSRKLATKKKPISTKVMTSGVMRKTASSCPASLTCDCYATDKVCSICLSRRQQVAPRAGTPGFRAPEVLTKCPNQTTAIDMWSAGVIFLSLLSGRYPFYKASDDLTALAQIMTIRGSRETIQAAKTFGKSILCSKEVPAQDLRKLCEKLRGIDSNTLKLTSDVQGPASRDPTFSEKTDHKVSHLIQTPEAQHSGNSLYKGDSNGCGGGLDTDTTNLAGWNEVPDEAYDLLDKLLDLNPASRITAEEALLHPFFKDMSL; encoded by the exons ATGGAGGCATCTTTGGGGATTCAGATGGATGAACCAATGGCTTTTTCTCCCCAGCGTGACCAGGTTCAGGCGGATGGCTCGTTAAAAAAACATGAGCAGAATTTTAAACTACCAG GTGTTAAAAAAGATATTGAGAAGCTTTATGAAGCTGTACCACAGCTTGGTAATCTGTTTAAGATTAAGGACAAAATTGGAGAAG GCACTTTTAGCTCTGTTTATTTGGCCACAGCACAGTTACAAGTAGGACCTGAAGAGAAAATAGCTCTGAAACATTTAATTCCAACAAGTCATCCTATAAGAATTGCAGCTGAACTTCAGTGCCTAACAGTGGCTGG GGGGCAAGACAATGTCATGGGAGTTAAATACTGCTTTAGGAAAAATGATCATGTGGTTATTGCTATGCCGTATCTGGAGCATGAGTCCTTTTTG GAcattttgaattctctttcttttcaagaaGTACGGGAATATATGTTTAATCTGTTCAGAGCTTTGAAACGCATTCATCAGTTTGGTATTGTTCACCGTGATGTTAAACCCAGCAATTTTTTATATAATAGGCGCCTAAAAAA GTATGCATTGGTAGACTTTGGTTTGGCCCAAGGAACCCATGATACCAAAATAGAGCTTCTCAAACTTGTCCATTCTGAAGCTCAACAGGAGAGTTGTTCACAAAATAAATCCCATATAATCACAGGAAACAAGATTTCCTTGAGTGGCCCAGCAGCACCTAAGGAGCTCGATCAGCAGCCTACCATGAAGACTGTGAAAAGGCCCTATACAAATGCACAAAGTCAGATTAAACAAGGAAAAGATGGAAAG GAGGGATCTGTAGGCCTTTCTGTCCAGCGCTCTgtttttggagaaagaaatttcAATATACACAGCTCCATTTCACATGAGAGCCCTGCAGTGAAA CTTATGAAGCAGTCAAAGACTGTGGATGTACTATCTAGAAAGTTAGCAACAAAAAAGAAGCCTATTTCTACAAAAGTTATGACTAGTGGTGTGATGAGGAAAACTGCCAGTTCTTGCCCAGCTAGCCTGACCTGTGACTGCTATGCAACAGATAAAGTTTGCAGCATTTGCCTTTCAAG GCGACAACAGGTTGCCCCTAGGGCAGGTACACCAGGATTCAGAGCACCAGAGGTTTTGACAAAGTGCCCCAATCAAACCACAG CAATTGACATGTGGTCTGCAGGTGTCATATTCCTTTCTTTGCTTAGTGGGCGGTATCCATTTTATAAAGCAAGTGATGATTTAACTGCTTTGGCTCAAATTATGACAATTCGTGGATCCAGGGAAACTATCCAAGCAGCTAAAACTTTTG gcAAGTCGATATTGTGTAGCAAAGAAGTCCCAGCACAAGACTTGAGAAAACTTTGTGAGAAGCTCAGAGGTATAGATTCTAACACTCTGAAATTAACAAGCGATGTACAAGGGCCTGCTTCTCGTGACCCAACATTTTCAGAGAAGACTGACCATAAAGTTTCTCACCTTATACAAACACCTGAAGCACAGCATTCAGGAAATTCATTGTATAAAGGAGACAGTAATGGCTGTGGGGGTGGTTTGGATACAGATACTACCAATTTAGCAGGCTGGAATGAGGTACCTGATGAAGCTTATGACCTGCTTGATAAACTTCTAGATCTAAATCCAGCTTCAAGAATAACAGCTGAAGAGGCATTGTTGcaccctttttttaaagatatgagcTTGTGA
- the CDC7 gene encoding cell division cycle 7-related protein kinase isoform X2, with translation MEASLGIQMDEPMAFSPQRDQVQADGSLKKHEQNFKLPGVKKDIEKLYEAVPQLGNLFKIKDKIGEGTFSSVYLATAQLQVGPEEKIALKHLIPTSHPIRIAAELQCLTVAGGQDNVMGVKYCFRKNDHVVIAMPYLEHESFLDILNSLSFQEVREYMFNLFRALKRIHQFGIVHRDVKPSNFLYNRRLKKYALVDFGLAQGTHDTKIELLKLVHSEAQQESCSQNKSHIITGNKISLSGPAAPKELDQQPTMKTVKRPYTNAQSQIKQGKDGKLMKQSKTVDVLSRKLATKKKPISTKVMTSGVMRKTASSCPASLTCDCYATDKVCSICLSRRQQVAPRAGTPGFRAPEVLTKCPNQTTAIDMWSAGVIFLSLLSGRYPFYKASDDLTALAQIMTIRGSRETIQAAKTFGKSILCSKEVPAQDLRKLCEKLRGIDSNTLKLTSDVQGPASRDPTFSEKTDHKVSHLIQTPEAQHSGNSLYKGDSNGCGGGLDTDTTNLAGWNEVPDEAYDLLDKLLDLNPASRITAEEALLHPFFKDMSL, from the exons ATGGAGGCATCTTTGGGGATTCAGATGGATGAACCAATGGCTTTTTCTCCCCAGCGTGACCAGGTTCAGGCGGATGGCTCGTTAAAAAAACATGAGCAGAATTTTAAACTACCAG GTGTTAAAAAAGATATTGAGAAGCTTTATGAAGCTGTACCACAGCTTGGTAATCTGTTTAAGATTAAGGACAAAATTGGAGAAG GCACTTTTAGCTCTGTTTATTTGGCCACAGCACAGTTACAAGTAGGACCTGAAGAGAAAATAGCTCTGAAACATTTAATTCCAACAAGTCATCCTATAAGAATTGCAGCTGAACTTCAGTGCCTAACAGTGGCTGG GGGGCAAGACAATGTCATGGGAGTTAAATACTGCTTTAGGAAAAATGATCATGTGGTTATTGCTATGCCGTATCTGGAGCATGAGTCCTTTTTG GAcattttgaattctctttcttttcaagaaGTACGGGAATATATGTTTAATCTGTTCAGAGCTTTGAAACGCATTCATCAGTTTGGTATTGTTCACCGTGATGTTAAACCCAGCAATTTTTTATATAATAGGCGCCTAAAAAA GTATGCATTGGTAGACTTTGGTTTGGCCCAAGGAACCCATGATACCAAAATAGAGCTTCTCAAACTTGTCCATTCTGAAGCTCAACAGGAGAGTTGTTCACAAAATAAATCCCATATAATCACAGGAAACAAGATTTCCTTGAGTGGCCCAGCAGCACCTAAGGAGCTCGATCAGCAGCCTACCATGAAGACTGTGAAAAGGCCCTATACAAATGCACAAAGTCAGATTAAACAAGGAAAAGATGGAAAG CTTATGAAGCAGTCAAAGACTGTGGATGTACTATCTAGAAAGTTAGCAACAAAAAAGAAGCCTATTTCTACAAAAGTTATGACTAGTGGTGTGATGAGGAAAACTGCCAGTTCTTGCCCAGCTAGCCTGACCTGTGACTGCTATGCAACAGATAAAGTTTGCAGCATTTGCCTTTCAAG GCGACAACAGGTTGCCCCTAGGGCAGGTACACCAGGATTCAGAGCACCAGAGGTTTTGACAAAGTGCCCCAATCAAACCACAG CAATTGACATGTGGTCTGCAGGTGTCATATTCCTTTCTTTGCTTAGTGGGCGGTATCCATTTTATAAAGCAAGTGATGATTTAACTGCTTTGGCTCAAATTATGACAATTCGTGGATCCAGGGAAACTATCCAAGCAGCTAAAACTTTTG gcAAGTCGATATTGTGTAGCAAAGAAGTCCCAGCACAAGACTTGAGAAAACTTTGTGAGAAGCTCAGAGGTATAGATTCTAACACTCTGAAATTAACAAGCGATGTACAAGGGCCTGCTTCTCGTGACCCAACATTTTCAGAGAAGACTGACCATAAAGTTTCTCACCTTATACAAACACCTGAAGCACAGCATTCAGGAAATTCATTGTATAAAGGAGACAGTAATGGCTGTGGGGGTGGTTTGGATACAGATACTACCAATTTAGCAGGCTGGAATGAGGTACCTGATGAAGCTTATGACCTGCTTGATAAACTTCTAGATCTAAATCCAGCTTCAAGAATAACAGCTGAAGAGGCATTGTTGcaccctttttttaaagatatgagcTTGTGA